A genomic stretch from Amycolatopsis sp. 195334CR includes:
- a CDS encoding squalene cyclase: protein MVSVSWLCDADPALRWQIERDIAGEPPEVWEATRARVATEGFGARLLAHQDPDGRWAGGAFFPADYDPAKEPAQPWTATTWSLNALREWGLDAAVLRERRTAELLAENARWEYDDLPYWGGEVDCCINAWTVENGLWLGVDISGIVDWFVEHQLSDGGWNCEWVEGSKRSSVHSTLNSLKGLLAHEIATGGTEATRAARRAGEEYLLVRGLFRRLSTGEPIAPWVGRFAYPFRWFYDVLNAAEYFRAASVHDGSAPDPRMAEAIGLIRDARQPDGTWVQGNRHPGRVWFDIDVLAGERSKWLTLSGTRVLAWWDAS, encoded by the coding sequence ATGGTCAGCGTGTCGTGGCTGTGTGACGCGGATCCTGCCCTGCGCTGGCAGATCGAACGGGACATCGCGGGCGAACCGCCCGAGGTGTGGGAGGCGACCAGGGCGAGGGTGGCGACCGAGGGTTTCGGCGCTCGGCTGCTCGCGCACCAGGACCCGGACGGGCGGTGGGCGGGTGGTGCGTTCTTCCCCGCGGATTACGACCCGGCGAAGGAGCCTGCCCAGCCGTGGACGGCGACCACGTGGTCGCTGAACGCGTTGCGGGAGTGGGGGTTGGACGCGGCGGTCCTGCGGGAGCGGCGCACGGCCGAGCTGCTCGCGGAGAACGCGCGGTGGGAGTACGACGACCTGCCCTACTGGGGTGGTGAGGTCGACTGCTGCATCAACGCGTGGACGGTGGAGAACGGGCTGTGGCTGGGTGTCGACATCTCCGGGATCGTGGACTGGTTCGTCGAGCACCAGCTGTCCGATGGTGGCTGGAACTGCGAGTGGGTCGAGGGTTCGAAGCGGTCGTCGGTCCATTCGACGTTGAATTCGCTCAAGGGCCTGCTGGCGCACGAGATCGCGACGGGTGGCACCGAGGCCACGCGGGCGGCGCGCCGGGCGGGTGAGGAGTACTTGCTGGTGCGGGGGTTGTTCCGGCGGTTGTCCACCGGTGAGCCGATCGCGCCGTGGGTGGGCCGGTTCGCTTATCCATTCCGGTGGTTCTACGACGTGCTCAACGCGGCGGAGTACTTCCGGGCGGCGTCGGTGCACGACGGGTCGGCGCCGGATCCGCGGATGGCCGAGGCGATCGGGTTGATCCGGGACGCGCGGCAGCCGGACGGGACGTGGGTGCAGGGGAACCGGCACCCCGGCCGGGTGTGGTTCGACATCGATGTGCTGGCCGGGGAGCGGTCGAAGTGGCTGACGCTGTCCGGGACGCGGGTGCTGGCCTGGTGGGATGCGTCCTAA
- a CDS encoding TIGR03668 family PPOX class F420-dependent oxidoreductase — translation MRLSTEDCRTRFTGERAAILGTVTEAGTPHLVPVTFVVLGDEICFAVDHKPKRTRDLARLRNITANPAVSFLADRYADDWDQLWWVRADGRATVLGEHPEAVAALRAKYPQYRDTPPEGPIVRTVISRWTGWSFV, via the coding sequence ATGCGCCTGTCCACTGAGGACTGCCGCACCCGGTTCACCGGCGAGCGCGCGGCCATCCTGGGCACAGTCACCGAAGCGGGGACCCCGCACCTGGTGCCGGTGACCTTCGTCGTGCTCGGCGACGAGATCTGCTTCGCCGTCGACCACAAGCCCAAGCGCACGCGGGATCTGGCCCGGCTGCGGAACATCACCGCGAACCCGGCGGTCAGCTTCCTCGCCGACCGGTACGCCGACGACTGGGACCAGCTGTGGTGGGTCCGTGCCGACGGCCGCGCCACCGTGCTCGGCGAACACCCCGAAGCCGTCGCCGCGCTGCGCGCGAAGTACCCGCAATACCGGGACACTCCCCCGGAGGGGCCGATCGTGCGGACCGTGATCAGCCGCTGGACCGGCTGGTCCTTCGTCTAG
- a CDS encoding prolyl oligopeptidase family serine peptidase, which yields MPEIAPYGAWTSPITAADVAAAGNTPQWLDVVDGEVWWAEARPGESGRVALVKAGPTGTVEELLPAPWNARNRVHEYGGRPWLALDGKIAFTHWDDQRVHLRDPATGEVTPLTAEPAVPQGVRYSDLRPGRPGELWAVRETSTGPRRTDITRALVAISLTGAPERELTATHHFLTAPQLSPDHTHAAWLGWNHPDMPWDATELCVAQVAPDGTFGPHRVLAGGPGVAVCQLEWETPDSILALLDPDGWWNLHRVGLDGTSRNLAPVTEELGGALWKLGLTWFTPLGDGKHAVLNSGRLAVLDEHTAQVTTIDPETTWAAGIAPYGNGIAGLAAGPRQETAVLHADLTTGTLTEITPRPGEAPSDDRLPDPAYLPTPVERVFTAADGEPIPAYVYPPANADFTGPDDQLPPYLVHVHGGPTGRNYPVLDLDFSYFTSRGIGVVAVNYGGSTGYGRRFRERLREQWGVVDVADCVAVAHQLVTEGAADPDRLAIRGGSAGGYTSAVTMTTERAFRAATVKYPILDLHRWTAAGGETHDFESRYLDGLIGPLPETADRYRDRSPINNTGTLAGPLLFLQGLDDQICPPEQADRFVASLRGTEVPHAYLTFDGEQHGFRKAETIIAALEAELAFYGQVFGFDTPGITPVDLRP from the coding sequence ATGCCCGAGATCGCGCCTTACGGAGCCTGGACCTCACCCATCACCGCCGCGGACGTCGCCGCCGCCGGGAACACGCCCCAGTGGCTCGACGTCGTCGACGGCGAAGTCTGGTGGGCCGAAGCCCGGCCCGGCGAAAGCGGGCGCGTCGCACTGGTCAAGGCCGGCCCCACCGGCACCGTCGAAGAACTCCTCCCCGCGCCATGGAACGCCCGCAACCGCGTCCACGAATACGGCGGCAGGCCCTGGCTCGCCCTCGACGGCAAGATCGCCTTCACCCACTGGGACGACCAGCGCGTCCACCTCCGCGACCCGGCCACCGGCGAGGTCACCCCGCTCACCGCCGAACCCGCGGTCCCCCAAGGCGTCCGCTACAGCGACCTCCGCCCCGGCCGCCCCGGCGAACTCTGGGCCGTCCGCGAAACCAGCACCGGCCCCCGCCGCACCGACATCACCCGCGCCCTCGTCGCCATCTCCCTCACCGGCGCCCCCGAACGCGAACTCACCGCCACCCACCACTTCCTCACCGCCCCCCAGCTCTCCCCCGACCACACCCACGCCGCCTGGCTCGGCTGGAACCACCCCGACATGCCGTGGGACGCCACCGAACTCTGCGTCGCCCAGGTCGCCCCCGACGGCACCTTCGGCCCCCACCGCGTCCTCGCCGGCGGCCCCGGCGTCGCCGTCTGCCAGCTCGAATGGGAAACCCCCGACAGCATCCTCGCCCTGCTCGACCCCGACGGCTGGTGGAACCTGCACCGCGTCGGCCTCGACGGCACCAGCCGCAACCTCGCCCCGGTCACCGAAGAACTCGGCGGCGCACTCTGGAAACTCGGCCTCACCTGGTTCACCCCGCTCGGCGACGGCAAGCACGCCGTGCTCAACTCCGGCCGCCTCGCCGTGCTCGACGAGCACACCGCCCAGGTCACCACCATCGACCCCGAAACCACCTGGGCCGCCGGCATCGCCCCCTACGGCAACGGCATCGCCGGCCTCGCCGCCGGACCCCGCCAGGAAACCGCCGTCCTGCACGCCGACCTCACCACCGGCACCCTCACCGAAATCACCCCCCGCCCCGGCGAAGCCCCCTCCGACGACCGCCTCCCCGACCCGGCCTACCTCCCCACCCCCGTCGAACGCGTCTTCACCGCCGCCGACGGCGAACCCATCCCCGCCTACGTCTACCCACCCGCCAACGCCGACTTCACCGGCCCCGACGACCAGCTCCCGCCCTACCTCGTGCACGTGCACGGCGGCCCCACCGGCCGCAACTACCCCGTGCTCGACCTCGACTTCAGCTACTTCACCAGCCGCGGCATCGGCGTGGTCGCGGTCAACTACGGCGGCTCCACCGGCTACGGCAGGCGCTTCCGTGAACGCCTCCGCGAACAGTGGGGCGTGGTCGACGTCGCCGACTGCGTCGCCGTCGCCCACCAGCTCGTCACCGAAGGCGCCGCCGACCCCGACCGCCTCGCCATCCGCGGCGGCAGCGCCGGCGGCTACACCTCCGCCGTCACCATGACCACCGAACGCGCCTTCCGCGCCGCCACCGTCAAATACCCCATCCTCGACCTCCACCGCTGGACCGCCGCCGGCGGCGAAACCCACGACTTCGAATCCCGCTACCTCGACGGCCTCATCGGCCCACTCCCGGAAACCGCCGACCGCTACCGCGACCGCTCACCCATCAACAACACCGGCACCCTGGCCGGCCCCCTGCTCTTCCTCCAGGGCCTCGACGACCAGATCTGCCCACCCGAACAAGCCGACCGCTTCGTCGCCTCCCTGCGCGGCACCGAGGTCCCGCACGCCTACCTCACCTTCGACGGCGAACAGCACGGCTTCCGTAAGGCCGAGACCATCATCGCCGCCCTCGAAGCCGAACTCGCCTTCTACGGCCAGGTCTTCGGCTTCGACACCCCCGGCATCACCCCGGTGGACCTCCGCCCGTGA
- a CDS encoding LD-carboxypeptidase, translating to MRPPRLQPGDHVALVSPAGPVADDLLDTAHRTLKSWGLEVHEGPHARGVHPTVPYLAAPDTDRASDFTQAWLDPDIRAVFAARGGYGSMRILDLVDWTALREAGPKILTGSSDITALHEAVGVHLGLTTLFAPMVGSVLLTPGAADHLHRSLFDPATALDLARPGAEPLVPGQAEGVLVGGNASLLVSSLGAPEHRPATGAIALLEDITESTYRLDRILTQLLRSGWFDGVAGIVLGSWADCGPPEDIKALMLDRLGPLGVPVLWEAGIGHVPDSPTVPLGVPARLDADAGTLTALEPALSG from the coding sequence ATCCGCCCGCCCCGACTCCAGCCCGGCGACCACGTCGCCCTCGTCAGCCCCGCCGGACCGGTCGCCGACGACCTGCTCGACACCGCGCACCGCACCCTCAAGTCCTGGGGACTCGAAGTCCACGAAGGACCCCACGCCCGCGGCGTGCACCCCACCGTGCCCTACCTCGCCGCCCCCGACACCGACCGCGCCAGCGACTTCACCCAGGCCTGGCTCGACCCCGACATCCGCGCCGTGTTCGCCGCCCGCGGCGGCTACGGCAGCATGCGCATCCTCGACCTCGTCGACTGGACCGCGCTCCGCGAAGCCGGACCCAAGATCCTCACCGGCTCCAGCGACATCACCGCCCTGCACGAGGCCGTCGGCGTCCATCTCGGACTCACCACCCTGTTCGCCCCCATGGTCGGCAGCGTCCTGCTCACCCCGGGCGCCGCCGACCACCTCCACCGCTCGCTCTTCGACCCCGCCACCGCGCTCGACCTCGCCCGGCCCGGCGCCGAACCACTGGTACCCGGCCAAGCCGAGGGCGTGCTCGTCGGCGGGAACGCCAGCCTGCTGGTGTCCAGCCTCGGCGCCCCCGAACACCGACCCGCCACCGGCGCGATCGCCCTGCTCGAGGACATCACCGAAAGCACCTACCGGCTCGACCGCATCCTCACCCAGCTGCTGCGGTCGGGCTGGTTCGACGGCGTCGCGGGCATCGTGCTCGGCTCGTGGGCCGACTGCGGACCACCCGAAGACATCAAGGCCCTCATGCTCGACCGCCTCGGCCCGCTCGGCGTGCCCGTGCTCTGGGAAGCCGGGATCGGCCACGTCCCCGACTCACCCACCGTCCCGCTCGGCGTCCCCGCCCGGCTCGACGCCGACGCGGGCACGCTCACCGCGCTCGAACCCGCACTGTCTGGTTAG
- a CDS encoding pyridoxamine 5'-phosphate oxidase family protein, producing the protein MGKTYQRLDDRLRAFIDAQPVFFVASAPLSGDGHVNLSPKGRAGTLAVLDELTVAYLDFGGSHAETIAHLRENGRVTLMWCAFTGPPKVLRLHGRGEPVFRDDPRWAELVRRFGDADGPGLRAVIVVRAELISDSCGFAVPFLDYREERSLHAEYFGRKTDEEFAAYCAGKETNVASIDGLPAIPLPLPQRTDDAPVH; encoded by the coding sequence ATGGGCAAGACTTACCAGCGCCTCGACGACCGCCTCCGGGCCTTCATCGACGCACAGCCGGTCTTCTTCGTGGCGAGCGCACCACTGAGCGGCGACGGGCACGTCAACCTCTCCCCGAAGGGCCGCGCCGGAACGCTCGCCGTGCTCGACGAGCTGACCGTCGCCTACCTCGACTTCGGCGGCAGCCACGCCGAGACGATCGCGCACCTCCGCGAGAACGGCCGCGTCACGCTGATGTGGTGCGCCTTCACCGGACCGCCCAAGGTGCTGCGCCTGCACGGCCGCGGCGAACCGGTCTTCCGCGACGACCCGCGCTGGGCCGAGCTGGTGCGCCGGTTCGGTGACGCCGACGGGCCGGGCCTGCGGGCGGTGATCGTGGTGCGCGCCGAGCTGATCAGCGACAGCTGCGGGTTCGCCGTGCCGTTCCTCGACTACCGCGAAGAGCGCAGCCTGCACGCCGAGTACTTCGGCCGCAAGACCGACGAGGAGTTCGCCGCCTACTGCGCCGGCAAGGAAACGAACGTCGCCAGCATCGACGGGCTGCCCGCGATCCCGCTGCCGTTGCCGCAGCGGACCGACGATGCGCCTGTCCACTGA